DNA from Bacteroidota bacterium:
TATCAAAACACAGCTTGACACATCGTTAGAATTAAGGAATGCCCGAAATGAGCTCATTAACCTCAAGTTCAACATGGAAGAAATCAAGATAGAACTCGACTTATCGATTTACGAGCCCCCTTCAACCATCAGGCAACTCAATATCAATTTGGACAAAGCACAACGTTCCTATGACCAAGCCGTTCAAAATTATTCGCTCATACTGGAAAGGGCTAAAGCTAATATGGTAAGTGTTGAATCGGAAAGAAAAAAGGAAACACGTGATTATCATGAAATGTTAGACGTTTTAAAACAATTTACAGTTACTGCTCCAAAATCAGGAATGGTAATTTATAAAAGAAACTGGGACGGAACTAAACTTGGGGTTGGTGGCTCAATTAACGCGTGGGATCCGGTTGTTGCTACACTTCCAAACTTATCTAAAATGATCACAAAAACTTATGTTAACGAAATTGATATCAGTAAAATAAAAGAAAAACAAAAAGTCATCATTGGAGTTGACGCCTTCCCTGATAAAAGTTATTCAGGTTCAGTTATTGAAGTTGCAAATATTGGAGAACAATTAAAAAATACAAATGCAAAAGTATTTGAGGTTGTAATAGATGTTAATGAATACGATACAATTCTTCGTCCAGCAATGACGACTAAAAATAAAATCATAACCAACACCATCGACAGTGTCTATTTTATCCCGATCGAAGCAGTACAAAATCAGGATAGTATGACTTTTGTATACACGAGAAACACCAAAAAGCAAGTGGTAATCGGAGAATCAAATGATAACGAAGTTATTATAAGGGCAGGATTGGATGAAAGAGACGAAGTATACTTGTTGCCACCTGAAAATGCTGATACATATAAATTTGTTAAATTAGATACCTCCATTGTAAATAAAATAATACGAGAGGATGAAGCATTAAAAAAACAAGTGCCACAATCATCCGATAATGAGTTCGAGGTTTTCAAGAAAAATTTGCCTGAACAGTTCAAAAACAGAAGCGATGAAGAGCTCCGTAAAATGTTCGACCGTATGAAGGAAAATGGGATGGATCCAACTAAAATGAATTTACGTCAAGGGGGGCAAAGACAAGGTGGACAACGGCCAGGTGGAAATTAAAAAAGTAGAAATCCAAATTAGGGTTATAGGTAACACAACTAATTTTTAAAATAAAAATTTTGGAACGTTATATTCAAATATTAATTATAGCCTTTGAGGCTGTGATGGCTAACAAATTCAGGTCGATATTGACTGCGCTGGGAATTATATTTGGTGTTGCGGCTGTAATCACCATGATGAGTATTGGAAATGGGGCCCGTCAGGAAATTCTCGATCAAATAAAAATGGTTGGTGTAAATAATATTGTAATCACTCCCATTATTGATTATTCGGCTACTGGAGACACGGAAGGTGAGGCAGGTAAATCCGCAAAAAACCAATTTTCTCCCGGACTTACACTGAAAGATGCAGAAAGCATTAAAGAGATTATCCCTACAGTAAAACGTGTAAGCCCGGAAGTAACTTACGAAACAGAAATTGTAAAAAACGCCAAAAGAAGTTCTGCTTCATTAAACGGAATAACAGCAGATTTCTTCTCAGTCTATAATTTAAAAATGCAGGAGGGAAGTTTTTTTAGTACCGAACACTATCGAGAAGGAAGCTCTGTATGCATCATAGGCCCATCAATCAAAGCACGTTTTTTCCCCCAGGAAAACCCTATTGGAAAAACAATTAAATGTGGCCAAATATGGTTAACTGTAGTTGGCATCTTAGAAACACAGAAATTTAGCCAGAATACATCCAAGGATCTCGGCATATCCGATTATAACGAAAACATATACGCCCCACTTCAAACCTTACTGTTAAGATATCAGGACAGAAGTATTGCCTTAAAAAGCCAGGTGAATGCATCAGTGATGGTTATGGGAGGCGGAGGCGGCCGCAATGAAATTGTAGTATCTGCTAGTTCTTCAGGCGGAAATAGCACAGCTAACACCAATCAGTTGGATAAATTAATTGTTCAGGTTGATGAATCGGACCAGTTGGACATAACCACAAGTATCATCAATAAATTACTTCTTCGACGCCACCAAGGGGTTCAGGATTTTGAACTTAAAGTTCCTGAATTATTACTTAAACAGGAACAAAGAACAAAAGATATTTTCAACATCGTTCTTGGGGCAATCGCAAGTATTTCTTTAATTGTTGGTGGAATTGGAATTATGAATATCATGCTCGCATCTGTAATGGAACGGATTCGTGAAATTGGGGTAAGAATGGCTACAGGAGCCCGTAAAAAAGATATCATTCTTCAATTTTTGTCCGAAGCAACAATTATAAGTGTTTCCGGTGGCTTGATAGGAATATTATTAGGGGTTTTACTCTCAAAAGGCATTATGCAAGCAACCGATATTCTAACTATAATTTCTTGGGATTCAGTATTAGTTTCCTTCGGGGTTTCTGCTACAGTAGGGATTCTTTTTGGATATATGCCGGCAAAAAAAGCTTCCGATCAAGATCCTGTTACTTCACTTCGCCATGATTAAGTCTGAACGTTTTAGAATGGAACTATTTTAATTAATCGTGAATTAACTAAAGATTGACATTTTTATAATTTACTAATTATCTGGAAAATTAAACATTTTACATCATGAATAAAAAAATCCTTGTTTTCAATTTAATCATTTTGTTACTGGCTATACCCGTGACAAATATGATGGCACAACCTAGCCCTCTGACTAAGGCAAACTATCATTTAGCCGAAAGGTTTTCTCCTGAAAAACTTAAGAAAATGGTATTCAGCACAGGTGTTAATCCAAACTGGCTTTCGACAGGTGACCGTTTTTGGTATTCATACGAAACCTCTGATGGAATAAATTTTTATATTGTTGATCTTGATAAAAAAACAAAAAGCCCATTATTCGACAATCACAATATGGCTCGAATGATTACACTTATAACCAAAGATCCTTATGATTATCAGCATCTTCCGGTCATTAAACCAAAATTTAAAAAAGGTGACACCGTTTTTCAATTTGATGTGACCAGTACTCAGGATGAAGAAATTAAGGCAGATACAGTATCAGATGGAAAAGATAAGAAGAAAATAGAAAAGGATAAAAAAACCAAGAAAAAAATTTTCCATTTCGAATATAATATTTTGACCGGACAATTATATGAAATAAAAGACTGGAAAGAAGAAAAAGAAGATCCCAGATGGGCTAATATTTCACCTAACGGAGAATATGTAATTTTTGCACGCGATTATAATCTTTTTTGGATGGATAAAGAAAATTATTTGAAAGCCAAAGTAGAAGAAGATGATAAAAAAGATTCTACAATTGTTGAGCATCAGTTAACCAAGGATGGTGAACAATACTATCCTTATGGTGGAGGTTACACTGCAAGCTTTAATGAAACAGAAAAAAAAGCAAAAGAAGAATCAGCTAAACGACAAGGTGCAAGAGTTATATGGTCACCCGATTCAAAAAAGTTTGCGTTAGAGCGCACCGATTCAAGAAAAGTAAAAGAACTATGGGTCATTAATAGCATTGCTGAACCGCGCCCAACAATAGAAACTTATAAATATCAATTACCCGGTGAGGAAGAAGCTCCTCAGGACGAGTTATGGGTATTTGATATGGATAAAAAAGAAGGAAAAAAATACAAAGTCGAAGCTTTTAAAGATCAAACTATTAGTGTTGAAACTGCCAATCTGTCGAACAAAGAACGAATCCCTGATTATGTTCCGACAATTTGGTTATCTAAATCTTCCAACAAAATATATTTTAACAGGATTAGCCGAAATCTTCACAAAAATGATTTCTGTGTTTTAAATCTTGACAATGGTGAAGTTAAAGCTTTGATTGATGAAAGGATGAACACCTATGTTGAAACAAAATCGGTTCACCTTGTAGATAACGGCAATGAAATAATTTATTGGTCTGAAAGAGACGGATGGGCACATTTATATCTATTTGATGGCAATGGAAAACTAAAAAATCAGATAACAAGTGGTCCATGGCATTGCGAAGATGTTATTAAAGTGGATGAAAAAAGCAGGGTTATTTATTTTGTAGCTAATGGTCGTGAAGTTGATGAAGATCCATACTATCAGCATTTATATAAAGTTAACTTTGACGGAAGCGGATTACAGCTTTTAAATAAAGGCAATTATACCAGTACCGGTTTGGTTGGTTTTCGTGGAAGCAATGCAATGAGTGATACCTACCGATATTTTGTAAATAATTATTCAAGAGTTAATACAATTCCAAAATCAGAGATTAGAGACAATGCCGGTCGTTTAGTAATGGATCTTGAAACAGCTGACTTAAGGAATTTATTTGCTGCCGGTTATCAATTCCCAGAAATTTTTAAGGCTAAAGCTGCCGATGGAATCACAGATCTATATGGAGTTATGTACAAACCTTTTAATTTTGATTCAACCATTAAATACCCAATGATCCAGTATGTTTATCCTGGTCCACAAACTGAAGCAGTAAATTCTTCATTCTCTGCCCGAATGGATAATACAGACCGCCTGGCTCAATTAGGATTTATCGTTATCACCATAGGAAATAGAGGCGGACACCCTGCCAGGTCAAAATGGTACCACAATTATGGTTATGGCAATTTAAGAGATTACGGATTGGCAGATAAAAAATATGTTGCCCAACAATTAGCCGATAAGTATAATTATATCGATATTAACAAAGTAGGGATCACTGGTCATTCGGGTGGCGGATTCATGTCAACTGCAGCCTTGTGCCAATATCCCGATTTCTTTAAAGTAGCTGTTTCCTCCTCAGGAAATCATGAAAATAACATTTATAACCGTTGGTGGAGCGAAAAACACCATGGTGTAAAAGAATTGATCGAAAAGGAAAATGAAATCAAATTCGTTTACGAAATTGAAAAAAATTCACAATTGGCCAAAAATCTTAAAGGGAAATTATTGCTGACAACAGGTGATATTGACAATAATGTTCACCCGGGTAATACCATTCGCATGGCCAATGCTTTGATAAAAGCGAATAAACGATTTGATTTCTTTAATTTCCCTGGACAAAGGCATGGTTACGGTGATCAATCCGAATATTTTTTCTGGCTCAAAGCAGATTACTTCTGCCAGTATTTGATTGGGGATTCTTCTATCAGCACCGATATTTTCGAAATGAACAGAGAATTTAAAACGTCTCCTAGCAAAACAGAAAGTAAATAATAAATAAATGGCCTTATTATTTCAAATAAGGCCATTTATTTAGTTTGCCTGCTTACAAAAATATTGAGAAAATCGACTTTGATTTAACATAGAATTTATTACGAATAAAAATACATCTAATGATGAAATACTTCTTAATCTTTTTAATAAGCATTCAGTCACTGATCCTCGTTGCTCAAACTGAAGTTAACCGATTAACTTTGGATGATGTCCTGTACATTGCAAAACAACAATCACCTGATGCTTTAATTGCCAAGCATAGGTTTCGCAGAAGCTATTGGCAATATAGGTCCTTTAAGGCTTCAAACTTACCGGCAATAAGTTTGAGCGGTACTTTACCCAATATTAACCATTCAATCACAGACATTACTTTGCCTGATGGAACAGAAGACTATGTAAGCCAAAATTTTACAAAATACTCACTTGATATGTCAGTAAGACAAAGAATTGGTCTTACAGGTGGTCAAATATTTTTAACTTCCGGACTTAGGCGAAATGATAACGTTTTTGGAGATAATAAAAGTACAGCTTATAATTCTACTCCGATTAATATTGGCTATAGTCAACCCCTTTTCCAATATAATTCATTTAAATGGGATCGAAAAATTGAACCGATGATCTATGATGAAGCAAGTAAAATTTATATTGAGAATGTTGAACAAGTATCACTTACAGCTATAAACCATTTTTTCAACTTACTTGCGGCCCAAATTCAAAAAGAAATTGCGAAGAAGAATTTATACAGTTATGATACACTATATAACATTGCAAAAGGCAGGTACCAGCTTGGAAAAATTGCAGAAAATGAGTTGCTTCAACTCGAATTAAATTTATTAAGGGCCCAAGGAGCGCAAGAAAATGCGCAATTGGATTACGAGAATGTGTTGTTCATTCTTAAATCATTCTTAAGAATAAAATCGGACGCGATTATTGAATTAATCCCTCCTGCTGAAACTTTTCATTTTGATATAGACATTGATAAAGCAATAAAAGAAGCTAAGGAAAACACTTCAACTGCACTGGCATTTGATCGGAGACTACTAGAGGCTGAATCTGATGTTAATAAAGCAAAGATGGATGGACGAATAGATGCTACACTTAATGCGGTTTATGGACTCACTCAGACTGCTGAATCGGTAAGAGGATCATACACTAATCCGCTGGAACAACAGCAATTATCACTCGGAATTACAATTCCTATTTTAGATTGGGGTAAAGCCAGGGGCCAAATCAAAATGGCCGA
Protein-coding regions in this window:
- a CDS encoding HlyD family efflux transporter periplasmic adaptor subunit; this translates as MKKNNIIFLSIAAVIIIVIIWSAAGSDTSVIDTVKVPVSFGTFEISVSTTGELEAKNSEKIMGPQNIRNVRMFNIKIESIVPDGTVVDSGDWVATLDRTELEGRIKDRETELEQLASTYIKTQLDTSLELRNARNELINLKFNMEEIKIELDLSIYEPPSTIRQLNINLDKAQRSYDQAVQNYSLILERAKANMVSVESERKKETRDYHEMLDVLKQFTVTAPKSGMVIYKRNWDGTKLGVGGSINAWDPVVATLPNLSKMITKTYVNEIDISKIKEKQKVIIGVDAFPDKSYSGSVIEVANIGEQLKNTNAKVFEVVIDVNEYDTILRPAMTTKNKIITNTIDSVYFIPIEAVQNQDSMTFVYTRNTKKQVVIGESNDNEVIIRAGLDERDEVYLLPPENADTYKFVKLDTSIVNKIIREDEALKKQVPQSSDNEFEVFKKNLPEQFKNRSDEELRKMFDRMKENGMDPTKMNLRQGGQRQGGQRPGGN
- a CDS encoding ABC transporter permease; the protein is MANKFRSILTALGIIFGVAAVITMMSIGNGARQEILDQIKMVGVNNIVITPIIDYSATGDTEGEAGKSAKNQFSPGLTLKDAESIKEIIPTVKRVSPEVTYETEIVKNAKRSSASLNGITADFFSVYNLKMQEGSFFSTEHYREGSSVCIIGPSIKARFFPQENPIGKTIKCGQIWLTVVGILETQKFSQNTSKDLGISDYNENIYAPLQTLLLRYQDRSIALKSQVNASVMVMGGGGGRNEIVVSASSSGGNSTANTNQLDKLIVQVDESDQLDITTSIINKLLLRRHQGVQDFELKVPELLLKQEQRTKDIFNIVLGAIASISLIVGGIGIMNIMLASVMERIREIGVRMATGARKKDIILQFLSEATIISVSGGLIGILLGVLLSKGIMQATDILTIISWDSVLVSFGVSATVGILFGYMPAKKASDQDPVTSLRHD
- a CDS encoding S9 family peptidase produces the protein MNKKILVFNLIILLLAIPVTNMMAQPSPLTKANYHLAERFSPEKLKKMVFSTGVNPNWLSTGDRFWYSYETSDGINFYIVDLDKKTKSPLFDNHNMARMITLITKDPYDYQHLPVIKPKFKKGDTVFQFDVTSTQDEEIKADTVSDGKDKKKIEKDKKTKKKIFHFEYNILTGQLYEIKDWKEEKEDPRWANISPNGEYVIFARDYNLFWMDKENYLKAKVEEDDKKDSTIVEHQLTKDGEQYYPYGGGYTASFNETEKKAKEESAKRQGARVIWSPDSKKFALERTDSRKVKELWVINSIAEPRPTIETYKYQLPGEEEAPQDELWVFDMDKKEGKKYKVEAFKDQTISVETANLSNKERIPDYVPTIWLSKSSNKIYFNRISRNLHKNDFCVLNLDNGEVKALIDERMNTYVETKSVHLVDNGNEIIYWSERDGWAHLYLFDGNGKLKNQITSGPWHCEDVIKVDEKSRVIYFVANGREVDEDPYYQHLYKVNFDGSGLQLLNKGNYTSTGLVGFRGSNAMSDTYRYFVNNYSRVNTIPKSEIRDNAGRLVMDLETADLRNLFAAGYQFPEIFKAKAADGITDLYGVMYKPFNFDSTIKYPMIQYVYPGPQTEAVNSSFSARMDNTDRLAQLGFIVITIGNRGGHPARSKWYHNYGYGNLRDYGLADKKYVAQQLADKYNYIDINKVGITGHSGGGFMSTAALCQYPDFFKVAVSSSGNHENNIYNRWWSEKHHGVKELIEKENEIKFVYEIEKNSQLAKNLKGKLLLTTGDIDNNVHPGNTIRMANALIKANKRFDFFNFPGQRHGYGDQSEYFFWLKADYFCQYLIGDSSISTDIFEMNREFKTSPSKTESK
- a CDS encoding TolC family protein, translated to MMKYFLIFLISIQSLILVAQTEVNRLTLDDVLYIAKQQSPDALIAKHRFRRSYWQYRSFKASNLPAISLSGTLPNINHSITDITLPDGTEDYVSQNFTKYSLDMSVRQRIGLTGGQIFLTSGLRRNDNVFGDNKSTAYNSTPINIGYSQPLFQYNSFKWDRKIEPMIYDEASKIYIENVEQVSLTAINHFFNLLAAQIQKEIAKKNLYSYDTLYNIAKGRYQLGKIAENELLQLELNLLRAQGAQENAQLDYENVLFILKSFLRIKSDAIIELIPPAETFHFDIDIDKAIKEAKENTSTALAFDRRLLEAESDVNKAKMDGRIDATLNAVYGLTQTAESVRGSYTNPLEQQQLSLGITIPILDWGKARGQIKMAESSAELTRTSIEQERIDFEQNIYLKVMQFAMQKNQLMIAAKSDTVAQKRYEVTQQRYLIGKVNDVLELNNAQIDNDNARKSYYQSLQTYWTNYFTIRKLTLYDFKNNKKIEFNISEVE